The following proteins come from a genomic window of Canis lupus baileyi chromosome 20, mCanLup2.hap1, whole genome shotgun sequence:
- the EN1 gene encoding homeobox protein engrailed-1 codes for MEEQQPEPKSQRDSGLGAAAVAAAPGSLSLSLSPGAGGSSGSGSGSGSGSDGDSVPVSPQPAPPSPPAAPCLPPLAHHPHLPPHPPPPPPPPPQHLAAPAHQPQPAAQLHRTTNFFIDNILRPDFGCKKEPPPPQLLVAAAAGGGAGGGRVERDRGQTGAGRDPVHPLGTRAPGAASLLCAPDVNCGPPDGSPPAAGGGAGASKGGSPAAAAAAAAVAAAAAAAAAAKPSDSGSGSGGGVGSPGAQGAKYPEHGNPAILLMGSANGGPVVKTDSQQPLVWPAWVYCTRYSDRPSSGPRTRKLKKKKNEKEDKRPRTAFTAEQLQRLKAEFQANRYITEQRRQTLAQELSLNESQIKIWFQNKRAKIKKATGIKNGLALHLMAQGLYNHSTTTVQDKDESE; via the exons ATGGAAGAACAGCAGCCGGAACCTAAAAGTCAGCGCGACTCGGGCCTCGgcgcggcggcggtggcggcggccccgggcagcctgagcctgagcctgagccccgGCGCcggcggcagcagcggcagcggcagcggcagcggcagcggcagcgatGGAGACAGCGTGCCGGTGTCCCCGCAGCCCGCGCCCCCCTCGCCGCCCGCGGCGCCCTGCCTGCCGCCCCTGGCCCACCACCCGCacctccccccgcaccccccgcccccgccgccgccgccgccgcagcatCTCGCGGCGCCTGCTCACCAGCCGCAGCCCGCGGCCCAGCTGCACCGCACCACCAACTTTTTCATCGACAACATCCTGAGGCCGGACTTCGGCTGCAAaaaggagccgccgccgccgcagctcttggtggcggcggcggccggagGAGGCGCCGGAGGAGGCCGGGTCGAGCGTGACCGGGGCCAGACCGGCGCAGGTAGAGACCCTGTCCACCCGCTGGGCACGCGGGCGCCGGGCGCCGCCTCGCTCCTGTGCGCCCCGGACGTGAACTGTGGCCCACCCGACGGCTCTCCGCCagccgcgggcggcggcgcgggtgCGTCCAAAGGCGGGAGcccggctgcggcggcggcggcggcggccgtggcggcggcggcggcggcggcggcggcagccaaGCCTTCGgacagcggcagcggcagcggagGCGGCGTGGGGAGCCCCGGCGCGCAGGGTGCCAAGTACCCGGAGCACGGCAACCCGGCCATCCTGCTTATGGGCTCCGCCAACGGCGGGCCCGTGGTCAAAACTGACTCGCAGCAGCCCCTCGTGTGGCCCGCCTGGGTGTACTGCACGCGCTACTCGGATCGCCCGTCCTCCG GTCCGCGCACCAGGaagctgaagaagaagaagaacgaGAAGGAGGACAAGCGGCCTCGGACGGCGTTCACGGCCGAGCAGCTGCAGAGACTCAAGGCGGAGTTCCAGGCGAACCGCTACATCACGGAGCAGCGGCGGCAGACCCTGGCCCAGGAGCTCAGCCTCAACGAGTCCCAGATCAAGATCTGGTTCCAGAACAAGCGCGCCAAGATCAAGAAAGCCACAGGCATCAAGAACGGCCTGGCGCTGCACCTCATGGCGCAGGGACTGTACAACCACTCCACCACCACGGTCCAGGACAAAGACGAGAGCGAGTAG